The Amycolatopsis sp. 195334CR genome window below encodes:
- a CDS encoding ABC transporter substrate-binding protein — MLQSRGARTRRIALIGLSGALALSVTACAESQRDAGADNAGTFIFGAAGNPKMFDPIFNDEGETFRITRQMYDTLLMNKPGTAEVVGSLAEKWESSNEGKTWTFTLRKGVTFHDGTPFNAAAVCFNFDRWFNMKGQAAQSQMIYYGDVFEGFAANEGDAAGDPVYKNCEAKDDSTAVLNLNKAKGAFPAAFTLPSLSISSPEALKKYNADQVTQTGDSFSYSDYANLHPTGTGPFKFEGYDQGKGEITLVRNDAHWEKAKLDKLIFKVIKDENGRKQALKTGDIQGFDYPAPADYQLLRNEGQNVLIRPSFNVLYLGINQAGNPKLADVKVRQALAHGINREQFVKSKLAEGSEVATEFVPKAIAGYTEDVPKYPYDPEKAKQLLKEAGAEGLSLKFYYPTEVTRPYMPNPADTFTAISEDLKAIGINIEPIAKPWNGGYKDDVQKLGKHDLHLLGWTGDYNDAGNFVGTFFGREKPEFGFKNDQLFQALSAADGTQGEGPHAQAYQGVNKQIMEYLPAVPIAYPTPALVVGPKVQGMVPSPLTDERFNTVSLG, encoded by the coding sequence ATGCTCCAATCGCGAGGCGCTCGAACGCGCCGTATCGCCCTGATCGGGCTATCCGGTGCGCTCGCGCTCTCTGTGACCGCCTGTGCCGAATCCCAGCGTGACGCCGGGGCTGACAACGCGGGCACGTTCATCTTCGGAGCCGCCGGCAACCCGAAGATGTTCGATCCCATCTTCAACGACGAGGGTGAGACCTTCCGCATCACTCGGCAGATGTACGACACGCTGCTGATGAACAAGCCCGGCACCGCCGAGGTGGTCGGCTCGCTCGCCGAGAAGTGGGAGTCGAGCAACGAGGGCAAGACCTGGACGTTCACCCTGCGCAAGGGCGTCACCTTCCACGACGGCACCCCGTTCAACGCCGCCGCCGTCTGCTTCAACTTCGACCGCTGGTTCAACATGAAGGGCCAGGCGGCCCAGAGCCAGATGATCTACTACGGCGACGTCTTCGAGGGCTTCGCGGCCAACGAGGGCGACGCGGCCGGTGACCCGGTCTACAAGAACTGCGAAGCCAAGGACGACTCGACCGCGGTGCTCAACCTGAACAAGGCCAAGGGTGCGTTCCCGGCCGCGTTCACCCTGCCGTCGCTGTCCATCTCCAGCCCCGAGGCGCTGAAGAAGTACAACGCCGACCAGGTCACCCAGACCGGCGACTCCTTCTCCTACAGCGACTACGCGAACCTGCACCCGACCGGCACCGGTCCGTTCAAGTTCGAGGGCTACGACCAGGGCAAGGGCGAGATCACCCTGGTCCGCAACGACGCCCACTGGGAAAAGGCCAAGCTCGACAAGCTCATCTTCAAGGTGATCAAGGACGAGAACGGTCGCAAGCAGGCGCTGAAGACCGGCGACATCCAGGGCTTCGACTACCCGGCCCCGGCCGACTACCAGCTGCTGCGCAACGAGGGTCAGAACGTGCTGATCCGCCCCTCGTTCAACGTGCTCTACCTGGGCATCAACCAGGCGGGCAACCCGAAGCTGGCCGACGTCAAGGTGCGCCAGGCGCTGGCCCACGGCATCAACCGCGAGCAGTTCGTGAAGAGCAAGCTCGCCGAGGGTTCCGAGGTGGCCACCGAGTTCGTGCCCAAGGCGATCGCCGGGTACACCGAGGACGTGCCGAAGTACCCGTACGACCCGGAGAAGGCCAAGCAGCTGCTCAAGGAAGCCGGCGCCGAGGGCCTGTCGCTGAAGTTCTACTACCCGACCGAGGTCACCCGGCCCTACATGCCGAACCCGGCGGACACCTTCACCGCGATCTCCGAGGACCTCAAGGCCATCGGCATCAACATCGAGCCGATCGCCAAGCCGTGGAACGGCGGTTACAAGGACGACGTCCAGAAGCTCGGCAAGCACGACCTGCACCTGCTGGGCTGGACCGGTGACTACAACGACGCCGGCAACTTCGTCGGCACGTTCTTCGGTCGCGAGAAGCCGGAGTTCGGCTTCAAGAACGACCAGCTGTTCCAGGCCCTGTCGGCCGCCGACGGGACCCAGGGCGAGGGCCCGCACGCCCAGGCCTACCAGGGCGTGAACAAGCAGATCATGGAGTACCTGCCCGCGGTCCCGATCGCGTACCCGACCCCGGCGCTGGTCGTCGGGCCGAAGGTGCAGGGCATGGTGCCCAGCCCGCTCACCGACGAGCGCTTCAACACCGTGAGCCTCGGATAG
- a CDS encoding uridine kinase, whose product MIVERVLAGRPALGGVRLAAIDGPSGAGKTTLAENVLAEFAERGVDALGIGTDEFATWDDPVSWWPRLRDGVLRPFARGLGGSYRRMDWASGTPVPGGLITVRVPEVLVLEGVSAGRASVRAHLTCLAWLDGLDQATRLERAVSRDGERERKHLSDWQDFELGWFAADRTPDAATVRIESNAVRPFVPVGPKFATHSHHS is encoded by the coding sequence GTGATCGTCGAGCGGGTGCTCGCGGGCCGGCCCGCGCTCGGTGGGGTCCGGCTGGCCGCCATCGACGGGCCGTCCGGCGCGGGCAAGACCACGCTCGCCGAGAACGTGCTCGCCGAGTTCGCCGAGCGCGGGGTCGACGCGCTCGGCATCGGCACCGACGAATTCGCCACCTGGGACGACCCGGTTTCCTGGTGGCCGCGCCTTCGCGACGGCGTGCTCCGCCCGTTCGCGCGCGGCCTCGGCGGCTCCTACCGCCGGATGGACTGGGCCTCCGGCACCCCCGTGCCGGGTGGGTTGATCACTGTGCGTGTGCCCGAGGTGCTGGTGCTCGAGGGGGTTTCCGCCGGGCGCGCCTCGGTGCGCGCTCACCTAACGTGCCTGGCCTGGCTCGATGGTCTGGACCAGGCCACGCGGCTGGAACGCGCCGTTTCGCGCGACGGGGAAAGGGAGCGAAAGCACCTTTCCGATTGGCAGGACTTCGAACTCGGCTGGTTTGCCGCCGACCGCACCCCGGATGCCGCAACCGTGCGCATCGAGTCCAACGCGGTGCGTCCGTTTGTACCAGTGGGGCCGAAATTCGCCACCCACAGTCACCATTCGTGA
- the recR gene encoding recombination mediator RecR: MYEGVVQDLIDELGRLPGVGPKSAQRIAFHLLGADPVDIGRLQEVLGKVKEGVQFCEICGNVSEQANCRICRDTRRDLSLICVVEEPKDVLAVERTREFKGRYHVLGGSLDPLSGIGPEQLRMRELLARIGGEEVKEVIIATDPNTEGEATATYLVRMLRDFPGLTVTRLASGLPMGGDLEFADELTLGRALSGRRAL; encoded by the coding sequence TTGTACGAAGGGGTAGTCCAGGACCTCATCGACGAGCTCGGGCGGCTGCCCGGGGTCGGCCCGAAGAGCGCCCAGCGCATCGCCTTCCACCTGCTCGGCGCCGATCCGGTGGACATCGGCCGGTTGCAGGAGGTGCTGGGCAAGGTCAAGGAGGGCGTGCAGTTCTGCGAGATCTGCGGCAACGTCTCCGAGCAGGCGAACTGCCGCATCTGCCGGGACACCCGCCGCGACCTCTCGCTGATCTGCGTGGTCGAGGAACCCAAGGACGTGCTCGCGGTGGAACGCACCCGCGAGTTCAAGGGCCGCTACCACGTACTCGGCGGCTCGCTCGACCCGTTGTCCGGCATCGGCCCGGAGCAGCTGCGCATGCGTGAGCTGCTGGCCCGCATCGGCGGCGAGGAGGTCAAGGAGGTCATCATCGCCACCGACCCGAACACCGAGGGCGAGGCCACCGCGACCTACCTGGTCCGCATGCTCCGCGACTTCCCCGGGCTGACCGTCACCCGGCTGGCTTCGGGCCTGCCGATGGGCGGTGACCTGGAGTTCGCCGACGAACTGACCCTGGGCCGGGCGCTTTCGGGACGCCGCGCCCTGTGA
- a CDS encoding YbaB/EbfC family nucleoid-associated protein has translation MVQPGGGGFDMQQILQQAQKMQEQLVSAQDELAKAEVTGTAGGGLVTAVVSGGLELKSLTIDPKVVDPEDTETLADLVVAAVRDATANAQKLTEEKLGPLAGGLGGGMPDLGGLGLPGLPGQ, from the coding sequence ATGGTGCAACCCGGCGGCGGCGGCTTCGACATGCAGCAGATCCTGCAGCAGGCGCAGAAGATGCAGGAGCAGCTGGTCAGCGCGCAGGACGAACTGGCGAAGGCCGAGGTCACCGGCACCGCGGGCGGTGGACTGGTGACCGCGGTGGTCAGCGGCGGCCTGGAGCTGAAGAGCCTGACCATCGACCCCAAGGTGGTCGACCCCGAGGACACCGAGACCCTGGCCGACCTGGTGGTGGCCGCGGTCCGCGACGCCACGGCCAACGCGCAGAAGCTCACCGAGGAGAAGCTCGGCCCGCTGGCCGGCGGCCTCGGCGGCGGCATGCCGGACCTGGGCGGCCTCGGCCTGCCGGGTCTGCCCGGTCAGTAG
- a CDS encoding N-acetylmuramoyl-L-alanine amidase, with translation MVVLDPGHNGGNAANPAAIKRQVPAGRGRTKPCNTTGTSTNDGYPEHEFTFDVAQRAGKLLADKGIRVIYTRSDDDSVGPCVDQRAEIGNTAQAAAVVSIHADGNTSPGANGFHVAYSSPPLNDAQGEPSEQLTRSLRDSLRENGFRYSDYLGEEGLSGRNDLAGLNLSERPAALVECGNMRNATEAARMSTSDGRQQYAAGIANGILTYLGA, from the coding sequence GTGGTGGTGCTGGACCCGGGGCACAACGGCGGCAACGCGGCGAACCCGGCGGCGATCAAGCGGCAGGTGCCCGCGGGGCGCGGTCGCACCAAGCCGTGCAACACCACGGGAACCAGCACGAACGACGGTTACCCCGAGCACGAGTTCACCTTCGACGTGGCGCAGCGCGCCGGGAAGTTGTTGGCGGACAAGGGGATCCGGGTGATCTACACGCGGTCGGACGACGACTCGGTCGGGCCGTGCGTCGACCAGCGCGCGGAGATCGGCAACACGGCCCAGGCGGCGGCCGTGGTCTCCATCCACGCCGACGGCAACACCTCCCCCGGTGCCAACGGTTTCCACGTCGCCTATTCGTCACCGCCACTGAACGACGCGCAGGGCGAGCCGTCTGAGCAGTTGACGCGCTCCCTACGAGATTCCTTGCGGGAGAACGGTTTCCGATACTCGGACTACCTCGGCGAGGAAGGCCTCTCAGGCCGCAACGACCTCGCGGGGCTGAATCTTTCCGAACGCCCGGCGGCACTGGTCGAATGCGGGAACATGCGGAACGCCACCGAAGCCGCCCGAATGTCCACTTCGGACGGGCGGCAGCAGTACGCCGCGGGCATCGCCAACGGCATCCTGACCTACCTCGGCGCCTGA
- a CDS encoding DNA polymerase III subunit gamma and tau, producing MALALYRKYRPATFAEVVGQEHVTDPLRTALAAGRINHAYLFSGPRGCGKTSSARIMARSLNCEKGPTPDPCGECGSCRALAPEGSGSIDVTELDAASHGGVEDARELRDKAFYAPAESRYRVFIIDEAHMVTTQGFNALLKIVEEPPEHLIFIFATTEPDKVLTTIRSRTHHYPFRLIPPSAMRELLERNVAAEGVPVEPAVFPLVIRAGGGSARDTQSVLDQLLAGAGPNGVTYDRAVSLLGVTDVALIDDMVEGLAADDSTAVFGTVERLAEAGHDPRRFATDLLDRLRDLVVLRSVPDAAARGLVAAPEDELTRMVAQAERAGLATLSRYAEIVHNGLLEMRGATAPRLLLELLCARMLLPSAAEGEAALLQRLERLERRVTVGGPVESAPAAGASAAGASASGSSASAAPVAAAAPAPTASPSAASPGAGGAERFQRPSQRQAAPPAPEAPAPAERPVQAPVPVPAERPVPAVVERPAEQPVASAPSAPEAAAEPEAAGGMDAAAVRRVWPELLAAIRKIPGGRSTEAMLTQAGVQSVEGNSVVLTHTAEPLARRLADPHNSEKIAAALRDVLGGDWRVTCVHGNAKPQAAPAPQQQRQAPQQQHSAQQATEEKPQQRFRRPSEGRQAPPPPPAPPKPKVATTEPDIPLPPEPEDEDEYLEAATTPPPPNGSVPPPPPPPVPAADEVEEKAHRLLSEQLGARPLD from the coding sequence GTGGCATTAGCGCTGTATCGCAAGTACCGCCCGGCCACCTTCGCCGAGGTGGTGGGTCAGGAGCACGTCACCGACCCGCTGCGCACCGCGCTCGCGGCCGGCCGGATCAACCACGCGTACCTGTTCTCCGGGCCGCGCGGCTGCGGCAAGACGTCCAGCGCCCGCATCATGGCCCGGTCGCTGAACTGCGAGAAGGGCCCGACGCCCGACCCCTGCGGGGAGTGCGGTTCGTGCCGCGCGCTCGCGCCGGAGGGCAGCGGCAGCATCGACGTCACCGAGCTCGACGCGGCCAGCCACGGTGGCGTCGAGGACGCCCGTGAGCTGCGGGACAAGGCGTTCTACGCGCCCGCCGAGTCGCGGTACCGGGTGTTCATCATCGACGAGGCGCACATGGTCACCACGCAGGGCTTCAACGCCCTGCTGAAGATCGTCGAAGAGCCGCCGGAACACCTGATCTTCATCTTCGCCACCACCGAGCCGGACAAGGTGCTCACCACCATCCGGTCGCGGACGCACCACTACCCGTTCCGGTTGATCCCGCCGAGCGCGATGCGGGAGCTGCTGGAGCGCAACGTCGCGGCCGAGGGCGTGCCGGTGGAGCCGGCGGTGTTCCCGCTGGTCATCCGGGCCGGTGGGGGTTCGGCGCGGGACACGCAGTCGGTGCTGGACCAGCTGCTGGCCGGCGCCGGGCCGAACGGCGTGACCTACGACCGGGCGGTCTCGCTGCTCGGGGTGACCGACGTCGCGTTGATCGACGACATGGTCGAGGGCCTGGCCGCGGACGATTCGACGGCGGTCTTCGGCACGGTGGAGCGCCTCGCCGAGGCCGGGCACGACCCGCGCCGCTTCGCCACGGACCTGCTGGACCGCCTGCGGGACCTGGTGGTCCTCCGCTCGGTCCCCGACGCCGCGGCGCGCGGCCTGGTCGCGGCGCCGGAGGACGAGCTGACCCGCATGGTCGCGCAGGCCGAGCGGGCGGGGCTCGCCACGCTGTCGCGGTACGCGGAGATCGTGCACAACGGGTTGCTGGAAATGCGGGGCGCCACGGCTCCTCGGCTGTTGCTGGAGCTGCTGTGCGCGCGGATGCTTTTGCCCTCCGCCGCGGAGGGCGAGGCGGCGCTGTTGCAGCGGTTGGAACGGCTGGAGCGGCGCGTCACGGTGGGGGGACCGGTCGAGTCGGCGCCTGCCGCGGGTGCCTCGGCTGCTGGTGCTTCGGCTTCGGGCTCTTCGGCTTCGGCTGCTCCGGTGGCCGCTGCTGCTCCGGCGCCTACTGCTTCGCCGTCTGCTGCTTCGCCGGGGGCGGGTGGCGCGGAACGCTTCCAACGCCCCTCCCAACGCCAGGCGGCGCCGCCCGCGCCAGAAGCCCCGGCTCCGGCCGAACGCCCAGTTCAGGCTCCAGTTCCGGTTCCGGCGGAGCGCCCGGTTCCGGCGGTGGTCGAACGCCCAGCCGAGCAGCCCGTTGCCTCGGCGCCGAGTGCGCCGGAAGCGGCGGCCGAGCCCGAGGCGGCCGGGGGCATGGACGCGGCGGCCGTGCGCCGGGTGTGGCCGGAGTTGCTGGCGGCCATCCGCAAGATCCCGGGCGGCCGCAGCACCGAGGCGATGCTGACCCAGGCCGGCGTGCAGAGCGTCGAGGGCAACTCCGTGGTGCTCACGCACACCGCCGAGCCGCTCGCGCGCCGGCTCGCTGATCCGCACAACTCCGAGAAGATCGCCGCCGCTCTCCGCGACGTCCTCGGCGGGGACTGGCGCGTCACCTGCGTGCACGGCAACGCCAAACCGCAGGCCGCCCCGGCGCCGCAGCAGCAGCGGCAGGCGCCCCAGCAGCAGCACAGCGCGCAGCAGGCGACCGAGGAGAAGCCGCAGCAGCGGTTCCGGCGGCCGTCCGAGGGCAGGCAGGCTCCGCCGCCGCCCCCCGCGCCGCCGAAGCCGAAGGTGGCCACCACCGAGCCGGACATCCCGCTCCCCCCGGAACCCGAGGACGAGGACGAGTACCTGGAAGCGGCGACCACCCCGCCGCCCCCGAACGGCTCGGTGCCGCCGCCCCCGCCGCCGCCCGTGCCCGCCGCGGACGAGGTGGAGGAGAAGGCGCACCGGCTGCTGTCGGAACAGCTGGGCGCCCGCCCCCTCGACTGA
- a CDS encoding alkaline phosphatase, with protein sequence MPLNRRDLLRGAAAAGALGVAWPLSGGLTLAQAEEAAAALGASWDEAPFTVGVGSGDPLPESVVLWTRLAPQPLAEEQPLPETVEVEWVVATDTAFRNRVAHGTAPATAALGHSVHIAVTGLEPARRYYYRFRALGKTSRTGRTRTAPAGHVRRVRFAAANCQAFHDGFYAAHRGIAREELDFVVHLGDYIYEHGKVGGDHVRDHEGPAVTTLPAYRRRHALYKGDPSLRAAHAAHPWFITWDDHEVVNDYSGTTPSLRARRDAGYQAWFEHLPVRPDHPTTPQVYRQRSWGDLLDLSILDLRQYRSAQNLPNGTILGAEQKAWLKDRVSNAGDAWHCWVNSIMLSQLAKPGGGYYFTDQWDGFLAERREVLTHVHDTGMEDLVVITGDWHSAFVDDIRPDFDNPDAPVIGTEFTAHSVSSGAYSPEWNAQNGPVMGKANPHLKYFEGNRYGYDVYEVTPRRWSTHMRVIGDRRDPNSPVSTLTTFHVDRGKAGSHEDRGTRTSPAQYRRDR encoded by the coding sequence ATGCCGCTGAATCGACGGGATCTGTTGCGCGGGGCCGCCGCCGCGGGAGCACTGGGGGTGGCCTGGCCGCTGAGCGGCGGGCTGACCCTCGCCCAGGCGGAGGAGGCCGCCGCCGCGCTCGGGGCCAGCTGGGACGAAGCCCCGTTCACCGTCGGCGTCGGATCGGGGGATCCGCTGCCGGAGAGCGTGGTGCTGTGGACGAGACTCGCGCCGCAGCCGCTCGCCGAGGAACAACCGCTGCCGGAGACGGTCGAGGTGGAGTGGGTCGTCGCGACCGACACCGCCTTCCGGAACCGGGTCGCCCACGGCACGGCGCCCGCCACCGCCGCGCTCGGGCACAGCGTGCACATCGCGGTCACCGGGCTCGAACCGGCGCGGCGGTACTACTACCGCTTCCGCGCGCTGGGCAAGACGAGCCGCACCGGCCGCACCCGCACCGCGCCCGCCGGGCACGTCCGGCGCGTGCGCTTCGCCGCGGCCAACTGCCAGGCGTTCCACGACGGCTTCTACGCGGCCCACCGCGGGATCGCGCGGGAAGAGCTGGATTTCGTGGTGCACCTCGGGGACTACATCTATGAGCACGGGAAGGTCGGCGGCGACCACGTCCGCGACCACGAGGGCCCCGCGGTGACCACGCTGCCCGCGTACCGGCGGCGGCACGCGCTGTACAAGGGCGACCCCTCGCTGCGGGCCGCGCACGCTGCCCATCCCTGGTTCATCACCTGGGATGATCACGAGGTCGTCAACGACTACAGCGGCACCACGCCGTCGCTGCGCGCCCGCCGGGACGCGGGGTACCAGGCGTGGTTCGAGCACCTGCCGGTCCGGCCGGACCACCCGACCACGCCGCAGGTCTACCGGCAGCGGTCGTGGGGTGACCTGCTCGACCTGTCGATCCTGGACCTGCGGCAGTACCGGTCGGCGCAGAACCTGCCGAACGGCACGATCCTCGGGGCCGAGCAGAAGGCGTGGCTGAAGGACCGGGTCAGCAACGCCGGGGACGCGTGGCACTGCTGGGTGAACTCGATCATGCTGAGCCAGCTGGCCAAACCGGGTGGCGGGTACTACTTCACCGACCAGTGGGACGGCTTCCTGGCCGAGCGCCGCGAGGTGCTCACCCACGTGCACGACACCGGCATGGAGGACCTGGTGGTGATCACCGGCGACTGGCACTCGGCCTTCGTCGACGACATCCGCCCCGACTTCGACAACCCGGACGCACCGGTGATCGGCACCGAGTTCACCGCGCACTCGGTCTCGTCCGGGGCCTACTCGCCCGAGTGGAACGCCCAGAACGGGCCGGTGATGGGCAAGGCCAACCCGCACCTGAAGTACTTCGAGGGCAACCGCTACGGCTACGACGTCTACGAGGTCACGCCGCGGCGGTGGAGCACGCACATGCGGGTGATCGGCGACCGGCGCGACCCGAACTCGCCGGTCAGCACGCTGACCACGTTCCACGTCGACCGCGGCAAGGCCGGTTCGCACGAGGATCGCGGCACTCGGACCTCCCCGGCCCAGTACCGGCGTGATCGGTAG
- a CDS encoding cell wall metabolism sensor histidine kinase WalK, with amino-acid sequence MSSNLRAELRRPWSLRGRLIAQVLALLALVCLVIGVVTEFALRDFLLERVDRQLTTIDNRLPPPLEGGPPGPRVRFELGQPPDSVLGTVYNGQVVEAKILTNGSAIQLSPADAATFTGLTSPRRPVTITIGDLGEYRMQAGMGPAGEIRFQALSLADVNDTLWRLGWIFGGVALGGLVLAGGIAALTVRRTLRPLDRVAATAAEVSRLPLDRGEPALPMRVSEVDTDTRTEVGKVGAALNRMLDHVSAALAARQRSESRVRQFVADASHELRTPLASIRGYAELTRRSTADLPEDFVYAMSRVESESTRMTTLVEELLLLARLDEGRPVVHAPVELSGLVADAVADAHVAGPDHRWLLDLPAEPISVVGESGQLQQVVLNLLSNARAHTPPGTTVRTSLSTKDGEVRLVVADDGPGIPRDVLPEVFERFARGDTSRSRAAGSTGLGLAIVAAVIAAHGGKVWVRSKPGRTEFCVVLPVTTPP; translated from the coding sequence ATGTCCTCAAACCTTCGCGCTGAGCTGCGGCGGCCGTGGTCGCTGCGCGGCCGCCTGATCGCCCAGGTGCTGGCCCTGCTCGCGCTGGTGTGCCTGGTGATCGGCGTGGTCACCGAGTTCGCCCTGCGGGACTTCCTGCTCGAACGCGTGGACCGCCAGCTGACCACCATCGACAACCGCCTCCCGCCGCCGTTGGAGGGCGGGCCGCCGGGGCCGCGGGTGCGCTTCGAACTCGGGCAGCCGCCCGACTCCGTGCTCGGCACGGTCTACAACGGGCAGGTCGTGGAGGCCAAGATCCTGACCAACGGGTCCGCGATCCAGCTCAGCCCGGCGGACGCGGCCACCTTCACCGGGCTGACGTCGCCGCGCCGCCCGGTCACCATCACCATCGGTGACCTGGGTGAATACCGGATGCAGGCGGGCATGGGGCCGGCCGGGGAGATCCGGTTCCAGGCGCTGTCGCTGGCCGACGTCAACGACACCCTGTGGCGGCTCGGCTGGATCTTCGGCGGTGTCGCGCTCGGCGGGCTGGTGCTGGCCGGCGGCATTGCCGCGCTGACCGTGCGCCGCACGCTGCGGCCGCTGGACCGGGTGGCGGCCACCGCCGCGGAGGTGAGCAGGCTGCCGCTGGACCGGGGTGAGCCCGCGCTGCCGATGCGGGTGTCCGAAGTGGACACCGACACCCGGACCGAGGTGGGCAAGGTCGGCGCGGCGCTGAACCGGATGCTCGACCACGTCTCCGCCGCACTGGCCGCACGCCAGCGCAGCGAAAGCCGGGTGCGGCAGTTCGTCGCCGACGCCAGCCACGAGCTGCGCACGCCGCTCGCGTCGATCCGGGGTTACGCCGAGCTGACCCGCCGCAGCACCGCCGACCTGCCCGAGGACTTCGTCTACGCGATGAGCCGCGTCGAATCGGAGTCCACGCGGATGACCACGCTGGTCGAGGAACTGCTGCTGCTGGCGCGGCTCGACGAAGGACGCCCGGTGGTGCACGCCCCGGTCGAGCTGTCCGGCCTGGTCGCCGACGCCGTGGCCGACGCGCACGTGGCCGGTCCGGACCACCGGTGGCTGCTGGACCTGCCCGCCGAGCCGATCAGCGTGGTCGGCGAGTCCGGGCAGTTGCAGCAGGTCGTGCTGAACCTGCTGAGCAACGCCCGCGCGCACACCCCGCCGGGCACCACCGTCCGCACCTCGTTGTCGACAAAGGACGGTGAGGTGCGGCTGGTGGTGGCCGACGACGGGCCGGGCATCCCGCGTGACGTGCTGCCGGAGGTGTTCGAGCGCTTCGCCCGCGGGGACACCTCGCGCTCGCGGGCGGCGGGCAGCACCGGGTTGGGGCTGGCCATCGTGGCCGCGGTGATCGCCGCGCACGGCGGGAAGGTGTGGGTGCGGAGCAAGCCCGGGCGCACCGAATTCTGCGTCGTGCTGCCCGTGACCACACCGCCATGA
- a CDS encoding response regulator transcription factor produces the protein MTGMPGRAVRVLVVDDEPPLAELLSMALRMEGWEIRTAGDGTTAVRVAREFRPDAVVLDVMLPDFSGLEVIRRLRTEFEHLPVLFLTAKDAVEDRIAGLTAGGDDYVTKPFSLEEVTLRLRALLRRARVVTSASDSLLTVGDLTMDEDTREVHRDGEPITLTATEFELLRYLMRNPKRVLSKAQILDRVWSYDFGGQANIVELYISYLRKKIDADRAPMIHTMRGAGYVLKPSR, from the coding sequence ATGACCGGAATGCCTGGGCGCGCGGTGCGCGTGCTCGTCGTCGACGACGAGCCGCCGCTGGCGGAGTTGCTGTCGATGGCCCTGCGGATGGAGGGCTGGGAGATCCGCACGGCGGGTGACGGCACCACGGCGGTGCGCGTCGCGCGTGAGTTCCGGCCGGACGCGGTGGTGCTGGACGTGATGCTGCCGGACTTCAGCGGGCTCGAGGTGATCCGGCGCCTGCGCACCGAGTTCGAGCACCTGCCGGTGTTGTTCCTGACCGCGAAGGACGCGGTGGAGGACCGGATCGCCGGGCTCACCGCCGGTGGCGACGACTACGTGACCAAGCCGTTCAGCCTGGAGGAGGTCACCCTGCGGTTGCGCGCGCTGCTGCGCCGGGCCCGGGTGGTCACCTCGGCGTCGGACTCGCTGCTCACCGTCGGCGACCTGACCATGGACGAGGACACCCGCGAGGTGCACCGCGACGGCGAGCCGATCACGCTCACCGCCACCGAGTTCGAGCTGCTGCGGTACCTGATGCGCAACCCGAAACGAGTGCTGAGCAAGGCGCAGATCCTGGACCGGGTGTGGAGCTACGACTTCGGCGGGCAGGCGAACATCGTCGAGCTGTACATCTCCTACCTGCGCAAGAAGATCGACGCGGACCGGGCGCCGATGATCCACACCATGCGGGGTGCGGGCTATGTCCTCAAACCTTCGCGCTGA